CACTTTCGGCATGTCTTTTTGGACCACTTCGAATAATTCAGGGCCGACTGGGCCGCCCTCTGGACGGGCGATTAAGTTAATGGCTTTGTATGTGGTCATGTTCAAATCCTTTTTTAATGAGTTAACGTCAACATAGTGATGACGACTTTTTAATTGATATCCAAAAATGAAATCTTATTGCCGTTAAGCCAGTAACTGCTCAATACTTTTAATGCTGTGAATATTTTGCTGTTGATAAAAATGTTTAAAATGCTCGGCTAGCTTTTCACTTTCCACAAACACCTGCTGCCAATACTCTAAGCGCTGCGTCGGTTTCATTTCGACAAAATCACCACGGTCGGGGATTTTGCTAAACGGCAATGATGCGACAAATTCAGCGGATGGACATAGGAGCACAGTTTTGTCGTAGTGTTGTACACGCACTTTGCGAGACAGGTTTTTATCAAACCAACCCGGCTTTAATGTCGAGCTGAAATGTGGATACAGAGTTAAGCCTTCATTTTGAATATTAAAATCAAAATGATAGTCAATAATTCCACCATCTCGGTACATACCTTGAGGGCAATCAGCAATGTCTTTTATGCCTTGCATCACCATAGGAATCGAGCCAGACGCTAATAGCGCTGCTTTGATATTACGCTGGCTTAATGCCATAGACGTTGTGGCGATATTGTCAGGATCATAAATCGCCAAATCGCTTTGGCGATGTTGAAAGATGTAGCGTTCGTACTGACTGTTAAGCAGTGGCCTGCTGATGGTATTTCTAATAAAACTGTTAAATAAGCCAGCCCCTTGCAGCAGTTTATTTTCTGAAGCGACCAGCCCTTTACATTTGGCCACAATAAAATGGGCTTTAAAGACTGTGTTATTGATAATCTCATCCGCACCGCTATCACCAAATAATTCATCGAGTAATTCAACTGCTTTAGCTGTAATTTCATCCGGTTGCGGTTTAGTGTCATTAGAATAAACGGTTTCACTGTAATTTTTGGCTAAGCGTTCTATCGCCGCGACAGGGTCATTTTGGGCAAAGCACGCGGCGCGAAATGCACCGGCACTTGAACCAATCAGGTTTAAAGGTTGTTGTCTGCCTTTAAAGAATTCCCCAAAAAGGTATTTGTCTAACCCCAGCAAGGTGAACCATTTAGGTCCACCACTTGCACCAAGGAAAGAACTGAATAAATCTGGAGAAAAACCCTGTTGTTGTATCGATTTTAAAGCCGTTTCACCAGCGTATATTTCTAACATATGACTCTTATTATTGGACTGTCGCAATACATGCCGACAGCAGCTCTTGTTATTTTACGCT
The nucleotide sequence above comes from Shewanella sp. Arc9-LZ. Encoded proteins:
- a CDS encoding patatin-like phospholipase family protein, encoding MLEIYAGETALKSIQQQGFSPDLFSSFLGASGGPKWFTLLGLDKYLFGEFFKGRQQPLNLIGSSAGAFRAACFAQNDPVAAIERLAKNYSETVYSNDTKPQPDEITAKAVELLDELFGDSGADEIINNTVFKAHFIVAKCKGLVASENKLLQGAGLFNSFIRNTISRPLLNSQYERYIFQHRQSDLAIYDPDNIATTSMALSQRNIKAALLASGSIPMVMQGIKDIADCPQGMYRDGGIIDYHFDFNIQNEGLTLYPHFSSTLKPGWFDKNLSRKVRVQHYDKTVLLCPSAEFVASLPFSKIPDRGDFVEMKPTQRLEYWQQVFVESEKLAEHFKHFYQQQNIHSIKSIEQLLA